In Aedes albopictus strain Foshan chromosome 3, AalbF5, whole genome shotgun sequence, the following are encoded in one genomic region:
- the LOC109425900 gene encoding gonadal protein gdl has protein sequence MDIEQQEALPSTQETIEAEDEGLSQDSQADSQQSATDPEALAEEPYQSQEFLQRKLYFLLEQLKKMHATLPEQFQLRISYELLAGLANSLLNDTIFEIVKGLMEIQHVTEKHLMQVREKVENDHQLEVKQWESKIQDPEELEHIIALMKIKHTKNMKETDMKLVLHLDQKVKDQQSTLEKAGVPGFYVSDNPMEIKIQMYLLDFILRLSRLKFEPNK, from the exons ATGGACATCGAACAGCAGGAAGCGCTACCCAGCACGCAGGAAACGATTGAGGCTGAAGATGAGGGCCTCTCGCAAGACTCACAAGCCGACAGCCAGCAAAGCGCGACCGACCCGGAAGCACTAGCGGAGGAACCCTACCAAAGCCAGGAGTTTCTACAGCGGAAGCTGTACTTTCTGCTGGAACAGCTGAAGAAGATGCACGCCACGCTACCGGA ACAATTCCAACTGCGAATTTCCTACGAACTGTTGGCCGGGCTGGCCAACTCGCTGTTGAACGACACAATCTTCGAGATCGTGAAAGGCCTGATGGAGATCCAACATGTGACCGAGAAGCATCTGATGCAGGTTCGGGAGAAGGTCGAAAACGATCATCAGC TGGAAGTCAAACAGTGGGAATCGAAGATCCAGGACCCGGAAGAGCTGGAGCACATCATCGCGCTGATGAAGATCAAACACACTAAGAACATGAAGGAAACCGACATGAAGCTGGTGCTGCATCTGGACCAGAAGGTTAAGGATCAGCAGTCGACGCTGGAGAAGGCCGGCGTTCCCGGGTTCTACGTGTCGGACAATCCGATGGAGATCAAAATTCAGATGTATTTGTTGGATTTTATTTTGCGGTTGTCGCGGCTGAAGTTCGAGCCGAATAAATAG
- the LOC109426040 gene encoding COP9 signalosome complex subunit 7: protein MTPDLTLDFENSAQQHYSAHNPIEQYVLLSKSAKGAACLELIKQVLEAPGVYVFGELLAMPNIAELQNGPNASYYNTLNLFAYGTYRQYLENQAQLIQLTPVMRKKLQHLTIVSLAIKTKCIPYKELLEELDIKHVRDLEDMIIEAIYGDIIHGKLDQKKQQLEVDYAIGRDIRQGNVSELASFLEEWCDSCETILACLENQIHRANSEKQKRLKHKEAIDMEITNLKKLIKVQAGNDSDEAMATDSGRELSLGHQDPRKKSTKSKSLKVSGAAKMLSRQMP, encoded by the exons ATGACGCCGGATCTCACTCTGGACTTTGAGAATTCTGCCCAGCAGCACTATTCGGCCCACAATCCGATCGAGCAGTATGTACTGCTGTCGAAGAGTGCCAAGGGAGCCGCCTGTCTGGAGCTCATTAAGCAGGTGCTCGAGGCGCCGGGAGTGTATGTGTTTGGGGAGCTGCTGGCCATGCCCAACATCGCTGAG CTTCAGAACGGTCCGAATGCCAGTTACTACAATACGCTGAACCTGTTCGCCTATGGAACCTACCGGCAGTATCTGGAGAATCAGGCACAGCTTATCCAGCTCACTCCGGTGATGCGTAAGAAGCTACAACATCTGACTATCGTTTCGCTGGCTATCAAGACAAAGTGCATTCCCTACaaagaactgctagaggaattggATATCAAACATGTCCGCGATCTAGAAGATATGATCATTGAGGCCATCTACGGCGACATCATCCACGGAAAATTGGACCAGAAGAAACAGCAGCTGGAAGTGGACTATGCCATTGGGCGGGACATTCGGCAGGGAAATGTGAGCGAGTTggcaagcttcctggaggaatggtgCGATTCGTGCGAAACCATTCTGGCCTGTCTGGAGAATCAGATCCACCGGGCCAACTCGGAGAAGCAGAAGCGACTTAAGCACAAGGAAGCCATCGACATGGAG ATCACCAATCTGAAGAAGCTGATCAAGGTACAGGCGGGCAACGATTCGGACGAAGCCATGGCCACCGATTCGGGTCGTGAGCTGTCGCTGGGCCACCAGGACCCACGCAAGAAGTCGACGAAATCGAAAAGCCTAAAAGTTAGCG GTGCGGCCAAAATGCTCTCGAGACAGATGCCCTAG
- the LOC109426039 gene encoding DNA-directed RNA polymerases I, II, and III subunit RPABC3, producing MSGILFEDIFNVKDMDPEGKKFDRASRLHCESESFKMDLILDINSWLYPMELGDKFRLVLATTLHEDGTPASMEYNAAEIEGSRADSFEYVMFGKVYRIEGDDAQLESANRLSAYVSFGGLLMRLQGDANNLHGFEIDQHMYLLMKKLAF from the exons ATGTCGGGCATTCTCTTCGAGGACATCTTCAACGTCAAGGACATGGATCCGGAAGGTAAGAAGTTCGATCGTGCCAGCCGGTTGCACTGCGAATCCGAGTCCTTCAAGATGGATCTGATTCTGGACATCAATTCCTGGCTGTACCCGATGGAGCTGGGCGACAAATTCCGCCTGGTCCTGGCCACGACGCTGCACGAAGATGGAACACCCG CGAGTATGGAATACAATGCCGCCGAAATCGAGGGTTCCCGGGCGGACAGCTTTGAGTATGTGATGTTCGGGAAGGTCTACCGGATCGAGGGAGACGATGCCCAGCTGGAATCGGCAAACAGGTTGTCGGCGTACGTTTCGTTCGGTGGCCTTCTGATGAGACTCCAGGGTGACGCTAACAAtctgcacggtttcgaaatcgatCAGCACATGTACTTGCTGATGAAGAAACTGGCTTTCTAG